One region of Candidatus Thermokryptus mobilis genomic DNA includes:
- a CDS encoding FG-GAP repeat domain-containing protein → MKGEIKIDIGYPITASPVVFDLNSDGIDELIITADKIYIFDTFNFKLIKTFQARGPFASTPEIYTSKNGIKFIVVGSDDDELHFFPLDDQIKPFSFKTNGDVFSSPLINDVDGDGFDEVIFGSDDYNLYALKINEEAEIIDVKTFKTNGFVSSSPTLFPRDEFTFDIVIGSWDENIYRVDGSKLTVKWQTPLSNFIWSSPAVCDSNGDGKFEIICVSSSIFIINESGEVLGSKPLGSFTVSSPAICDIDEDGIAEIIVLADGIYIFKPNLSTEENFPSRFKSTFWSSPIICDVNGDDIQEVIACDYNGNVWVLNHKAELIPEFNKQIATSIVSTPLAFDIDDDGFIEIVICTMDGKIWIIPTKGRKSKWDKFRGKENGLVTEKFKSFPNPSTFEKNYYGDTSIIDAKIRKVKRGRIKAWELFLKVENALFKKGTMYFFKHGEWFPSPIFGDGENFIARFPPFKKFSIVKWFVELQFYNGKTLRFPEKGFKFFITT, encoded by the coding sequence ATGAAGGGCGAAATAAAAATTGATATAGGCTACCCGATAACCGCCAGCCCAGTTGTATTTGATTTAAACTCAGACGGAATAGATGAATTGATAATCACGGCAGATAAAATTTACATCTTTGACACTTTTAATTTTAAACTTATCAAGACATTTCAAGCCCGAGGACCATTTGCTTCAACTCCTGAAATTTACACATCAAAAAATGGAATTAAATTTATCGTCGTCGGCTCGGATGACGATGAGCTTCACTTCTTCCCGCTGGATGATCAAATAAAACCATTTTCGTTTAAAACGAATGGGGATGTGTTTAGCTCACCTTTAATAAATGATGTTGACGGCGATGGATTTGATGAAGTGATATTCGGTTCGGATGACTACAACCTTTACGCTTTGAAGATAAACGAAGAAGCGGAAATCATAGATGTTAAAACCTTTAAAACAAACGGCTTCGTTTCGTCCTCACCAACTCTGTTCCCCAGAGATGAATTTACATTTGACATCGTGATTGGTTCATGGGACGAGAATATCTACAGAGTTGACGGCTCAAAATTAACCGTTAAATGGCAAACCCCACTTTCAAATTTCATATGGTCATCGCCCGCTGTCTGTGATTCAAACGGAGATGGTAAATTTGAAATAATATGCGTTTCAAGTTCAATTTTCATAATTAATGAATCCGGCGAGGTGCTTGGTTCAAAACCTTTGGGGAGTTTCACCGTTTCTTCACCAGCAATTTGTGACATTGACGAAGATGGCATTGCTGAAATAATTGTTCTTGCTGACGGCATTTATATTTTTAAACCGAACCTTTCAACTGAAGAAAACTTTCCGTCAAGATTTAAATCAACATTTTGGTCATCCCCTATTATTTGCGATGTGAATGGAGATGATATTCAAGAAGTCATCGCTTGCGATTATAACGGAAATGTATGGGTTTTAAATCATAAAGCCGAACTCATCCCAGAGTTTAACAAACAGATTGCCACCTCAATTGTTTCAACACCACTTGCATTTGACATTGATGATGACGGTTTCATTGAAATTGTAATATGCACAATGGATGGGAAAATTTGGATCATCCCGACAAAGGGAAGGAAGTCAAAATGGGATAAATTTAGAGGAAAGGAAAACGGACTTGTCACAGAAAAATTTAAATCATTTCCTAATCCATCAACCTTTGAAAAAAATTATTATGGGGATACATCAATAATTGATGCCAAAATTAGAAAAGTAAAACGCGGGAGAATTAAAGCTTGGGAATTGTTCCTAAAGGTTGAAAATGCCCTATTTAAAAAAGGAACGATGTATTTCTTCAAACACGGCGAGTGGTTCCCTTCACCGATCTTTGGCGATGGCGAAAATTTTATAGCAAGGTTTCCCCCATTTAAAAAATTTTCAATCGTCAAATGGTTCGTTGAACTTCAATTCTACAATGGAAAAACTTTAAGATTTCCTGAAAAAGGATTTAAGTTTTTTATCACAACTTAA
- a CDS encoding class I SAM-dependent methyltransferase translates to MDELKVNKSFWDFYAEIYDEKKADFDKYLRGRSIKTLQTFFKPGQNLIEIGCGTGTESLEMIKYGCKLTLTDLSPQMLKKAYEKIGDKARYVNLPAEYIDSFKIQFDGAYSSFGVLNCVTDIGEFFKKLHTILKPNAYFIASIINRWYWGDFLFFALGITNYLKKRLKGWGYISVDGKEYNAKANFYSVFKIKKIASPYFELEKCIAFPILLPPPYLKPKDRLPEKIFKILDKIESALNGLFPFKYFGEQTIFIFRRK, encoded by the coding sequence ATGGACGAGTTAAAAGTAAATAAATCTTTCTGGGATTTTTACGCCGAAATTTACGATGAAAAGAAAGCTGACTTTGATAAATATCTGCGCGGAAGAAGTATAAAAACACTTCAAACTTTTTTCAAGCCAGGGCAAAACTTGATTGAAATCGGTTGTGGCACTGGAACCGAATCACTTGAGATGATAAAATATGGTTGCAAACTTACATTGACCGATCTATCACCTCAAATGTTGAAAAAAGCATATGAAAAAATCGGGGACAAGGCAAGATATGTAAATTTACCAGCCGAATATATTGACTCCTTCAAAATTCAATTTGATGGGGCTTATTCTTCATTTGGCGTTTTAAACTGTGTAACGGACATAGGGGAATTTTTCAAAAAGCTTCACACAATTCTAAAACCCAATGCGTATTTCATCGCTTCAATTATAAACCGATGGTATTGGGGTGATTTTCTCTTCTTCGCACTTGGGATAACGAACTATCTTAAAAAGAGGTTAAAGGGTTGGGGTTATATTTCCGTTGATGGAAAGGAATATAATGCAAAGGCGAATTTTTACTCAGTTTTTAAAATCAAGAAAATTGCAAGCCCATATTTTGAACTTGAAAAATGTATTGCTTTCCCAATTCTCCTTCCACCCCCTTATCTCAAACCCAAAGATAGGTTGCCCGAGAAAATTTTCAAAATCCTTGACAAAATTGAAAGCGCACTTAATGGTCTCTTCCCGTTCAAATACTTCGGTGAACAAACAATTTTCATTTTCAGACGGAAATGA
- a CDS encoding B12-binding domain-containing radical SAM protein has product MAIDIALVHPLFIEKDPVEKKIMTPYFPLGLMYIASVLRENGYEVELFDCTFRKDFNEFENYIKLKKPKIVGITSLITIRRNALILAEIAHRYGAKVILGGPDPTALPERYLLYKTTDGEFPVDIVVFDEGEITMLELANFLLKNEGYNDLREIPGLRLRDKNGKIISTPPRPLIQNLDLLPFPARELVDMDDYRRAWKKAHGYWSLTIINSRGCPYHCAWCQKAVFGRKYRIRTPENSAEEMKLLKNVFSPDFIRVVDDITGVQKNWVLKWSQEVIKRNAIIPFECLTRVNLASEDMLKALKDMGCEKIYFGAESGSQKVLDTMEKGITVEQIYRASELCKKLGIKTYFFMMVGYPGEEIEDLKLSVKLLRETLPDEFSTTIAYPLPGTKFYEQVRDRLMFESQEWMLDWDYTAENKLLFKREKYNTTFYRWVVRWFNREWKDAWYKAGKKATIFEITKNKIELGITKTIVNLLAQVQTSNIVRFQPAEGR; this is encoded by the coding sequence ATGGCGATAGATATTGCGCTGGTCCATCCGCTTTTTATTGAAAAGGACCCTGTTGAGAAAAAGATAATGACCCCGTATTTCCCACTTGGGTTGATGTATATTGCAAGCGTCTTGAGGGAAAATGGATATGAAGTTGAGCTCTTTGATTGCACTTTTAGAAAAGATTTCAATGAGTTTGAAAATTATATCAAGTTAAAAAAGCCAAAAATTGTCGGCATCACCTCTTTAATAACGATTCGCCGAAACGCTTTAATACTTGCTGAGATTGCACATCGCTATGGTGCAAAAGTAATACTCGGTGGTCCAGACCCAACTGCCTTGCCAGAAAGATACCTTTTATACAAGACAACCGATGGTGAATTTCCAGTTGATATCGTTGTTTTTGATGAAGGCGAGATAACGATGCTTGAACTTGCAAATTTCCTCTTGAAAAATGAAGGATATAACGATTTAAGAGAAATCCCAGGGCTGAGGTTAAGGGATAAAAACGGAAAAATTATCTCAACCCCACCAAGACCTCTAATTCAAAACCTTGATTTACTCCCATTTCCCGCAAGAGAACTTGTTGATATGGATGATTACAGAAGGGCTTGGAAAAAAGCACATGGCTACTGGTCTTTAACAATTATAAATAGCAGAGGATGTCCCTACCATTGCGCTTGGTGTCAAAAAGCTGTTTTCGGAAGAAAATACAGAATAAGAACCCCGGAAAATAGCGCTGAAGAAATGAAACTTCTAAAAAATGTCTTCTCCCCCGATTTCATCAGAGTTGTTGACGATATAACGGGTGTTCAGAAAAATTGGGTTTTAAAATGGAGTCAAGAAGTTATAAAGAGAAATGCAATTATACCTTTTGAATGCTTGACAAGGGTAAACCTCGCCTCGGAAGATATGCTGAAAGCATTGAAAGATATGGGATGTGAGAAAATTTATTTCGGCGCTGAATCCGGCTCACAAAAAGTCCTTGATACAATGGAAAAAGGAATAACAGTTGAACAAATCTATAGAGCATCTGAACTTTGCAAAAAACTCGGAATCAAAACATACTTTTTTATGATGGTCGGATATCCGGGCGAAGAAATTGAAGACCTTAAACTTTCCGTGAAACTTCTAAGAGAAACCCTGCCAGATGAATTTAGCACAACGATAGCTTACCCATTGCCTGGGACAAAATTTTACGAACAAGTCAGAGATAGATTAATGTTTGAATCCCAGGAATGGATGCTTGATTGGGATTATACAGCTGAGAATAAACTTTTGTTCAAACGAGAGAAATACAATACCACTTTTTATCGCTGGGTTGTGAGATGGTTCAACAGGGAATGGAAAGATGCATGGTATAAAGCAGGGAAAAAAGCAACAATTTTTGAAATAACTAAAAACAAAATTGAACTTGGAATAACTAAAACAATTGTAAATCTCCTTGCTCAAGTTCAAACATCAAACATCGTTAGATTCCAACCGGCTGAGGGAAGATGA
- a CDS encoding 6-phosphofructokinase, with protein sequence MRIGILTGGGDCPGLNAAIRSVVRKALASGYETIGIKYGWKGLMKLDIYPLDLNNISGILPRGGTILGTSRTNPYKHPDGEKSILENLEKAGIDALVAIGGEDTLSVAYKLYKAGVNVIGIPKTIDNDVRGTDYSIGFDTAVNIAMEAIDRIHTTAESHNRVAVVEVMGRHTGWIALYSGLAGGADVILIPEKPFDIDQVCQIIERRHARGKNFSIVVVAEGAKFKVEPQVDKDGTLIVQDLRVDEFGHVRLGGIGNLVADQIEKKTGMEARATILGHIQRGGVPTAFDRILATRFGVKAVELINEKKFGYMTSIQGNNITEIELSEVVGGLKMVDIELFEVAEVFFG encoded by the coding sequence ATGAGAATTGGAATTTTAACTGGTGGGGGCGATTGCCCAGGGTTAAACGCTGCAATAAGGTCGGTTGTAAGAAAGGCGCTTGCATCAGGGTATGAAACTATAGGGATAAAATATGGCTGGAAAGGTTTAATGAAACTTGATATTTACCCACTTGATTTAAATAACATCTCCGGAATCCTACCTCGCGGTGGAACAATACTTGGCACATCAAGGACGAATCCTTACAAACATCCCGACGGTGAAAAATCAATACTTGAAAATCTTGAAAAAGCAGGGATTGACGCACTCGTTGCCATCGGCGGTGAAGATACATTAAGCGTTGCTTACAAACTATACAAAGCTGGCGTAAATGTCATCGGAATCCCTAAAACAATAGATAACGATGTCCGCGGAACCGACTACTCAATTGGCTTTGACACTGCCGTAAACATCGCAATGGAGGCAATTGACAGAATCCACACAACAGCCGAAAGCCACAACCGTGTTGCAGTCGTTGAAGTCATGGGAAGACACACAGGATGGATAGCCCTATATTCAGGACTGGCAGGTGGTGCAGATGTAATTCTAATCCCTGAAAAACCGTTTGACATTGATCAGGTCTGTCAAATAATTGAAAGAAGACATGCAAGAGGGAAGAATTTCAGCATAGTTGTAGTAGCTGAGGGTGCAAAATTTAAAGTTGAACCACAAGTTGATAAAGATGGCACACTTATAGTCCAAGACCTTAGGGTTGATGAGTTTGGACATGTTCGCCTCGGTGGTATTGGTAATCTTGTCGCTGATCAAATTGAGAAAAAAACCGGCATGGAAGCAAGAGCGACAATCCTTGGACATATCCAAAGAGGTGGAGTACCAACCGCTTTTGATAGAATACTTGCGACAAGATTCGGAGTAAAAGCTGTTGAATTGATCAATGAGAAAAAGTTTGGCTATATGACATCAATTCAAGGCAACAATATAACTGAAATTGAACTAAGTGAAGTAGTCGGTGGTCTTAAAATGGTTGACATTGAACTATTTGAAGTAGCCGAGGTTTTCTTCGGATAA
- a CDS encoding thioredoxin domain-containing protein, with protein MISLIAVSIFALIIIVVLWFTFDLLQKKKKLLPEFINGKPTIMYFWVDNHRCRKMNSAVEKIKNEYCGSVKVLTFNAIKDYKTSENYLVFNVPMIILFDREGNQVIRVTEPNELPKLEKKIKEII; from the coding sequence TTGATAAGTTTAATAGCGGTCTCAATTTTTGCTCTTATAATCATCGTTGTCTTATGGTTTACTTTTGACTTGTTGCAAAAGAAAAAGAAATTGCTTCCGGAGTTTATAAATGGTAAGCCAACGATTATGTATTTCTGGGTTGATAACCATCGTTGCAGAAAGATGAACTCTGCGGTTGAAAAAATAAAAAACGAATATTGTGGAAGTGTCAAAGTTCTAACTTTTAATGCGATCAAAGATTACAAAACTTCAGAAAATTATCTCGTTTTCAATGTGCCGATGATAATTTTATTTGACAGGGAGGGTAATCAAGTTATAAGAGTCACTGAACCAAATGAACTACCGAAGCTTGAGAAAAAAATAAAAGAAATAATCTAA
- the porU gene encoding type IX secretion system sortase PorU yields the protein MSNVKQKPSEYDMQKNDAFNASSLGNRPFLFLFLIFISQLTSAQYLRDFSIVSQSSDEIVIEYTPYLLNIDTTLSPEGMLLSFQILNTSIADYTPGKPQIPVRIFPIAFKSKIGNSLNLIETSYVEYEGVKLKPNPILIKDSISYAKSYSFDEVYRSFEFIPGEIVQLGEIGVARNYIVSQIKVYPIQYNPGIGKVRFYTKIKFVLRYGQGETVFSRADKFDLKIAQTFVNYEFAKNWKIEALRLSKPSDSQFATGDWYKIPIKDEGIYKITYQDLRNAGINPDNIDPRTIKIFNNGGYQLPEDVREPRPEGLIENAILIYGEDDGRFDQGDYIIFYGRGTSGWNYNPEAKEFTHYVNDYTDENYYFLTFGGQPGKRMRIIQSLNIASPFRPSYTVGLVFKDEQKINLTESGRDWFMSSVEAREGFNMLSYVTKLDELIPGGLIKYRIQVASRSAGPNWFIIKEGDYELGRIDLGTVILEGLGSLIDFYAVKSGPRTFTYSGNLPDSRSNLKFYFNWVGQAVAGYIDWFEIIYPRSFKAVNDFISFYSYDTTAIVEYKVYGFSSNDIRVFDVSDFKDVKLISGNINAGEFVFQVSQQSGDIKRFIGVGNNGYKNVTRIEKVKNTNLRGEVEGADWVVIAHPDFIPQAKKLAEHRSRKDSLKTLVVDVTDIYNEFSCGMFDPVAIRDFLRFAFERWNKKPFYVLLFGDGDYDYRNVEISDKNWIPPYESREGLQQILTYTSDDFYVLLTPDVYIDMAIGRLPVQKQDEAEAVVNKIIQYETGKDFGNWRNIILFAADDGMVSGSDYDGTIHTYQSETLSNYYTPEFVDKRKLYLVAYPTVYTSAGRRKPDAARALVDYINRGCVIVNWIGHGNPFVWAHERVFEFGYTIQNLRNGSRTPFIIAATCDFARFDNPKTQSSAEVLLLLKDAGAIGVLSSTRLVYSGDNAVFNYKFFAELFKQTDEYKTSTLGEAIFKVKQVQTSLNDRKFILLADPATRLVIPRYSAEIDSINGLSPKQQTVQLKALGKVKLSGSSFKNNQVKIELSGKVELILFDALKNLSYTDEMGTRFNFIDQGNLLFKGEYTLDKGRFYGEFIIPKDISFSNSKSKILAYYYGDGVDGIGYTTNVIINGIDSTFTIDRVGPEIEVYLNNKNFRSGDVVTNEPTLIVEISDESGINISTSAIGHRIEAFIDDNPTGIDLTEFYKSELDDYKRGKVVYKLPKLSPGKHSLKVRAWDVFNNSSVKEIEFNVVEGVDFAIFNVFNYPNPFSEKTYFTFQKVGTEEETPVDVEIKVYTLSGKLISRIERFGLTGNFIAIEWDGRDMDGDEIANGVYIYKVVVKTFDGSKRAETIGKLVVMR from the coding sequence ATGTCAAATGTAAAGCAAAAACCAAGTGAATACGATATGCAAAAAAACGACGCCTTTAACGCAAGTTCGCTTGGCAACCGTCCTTTTTTGTTTCTTTTTTTAATTTTCATAAGTCAATTAACCTCGGCTCAATATCTTCGGGATTTTTCAATCGTTTCACAGTCATCAGACGAAATTGTAATTGAATATACGCCTTATCTTTTAAACATAGATACGACGCTTTCACCCGAAGGGATGCTTTTATCATTTCAGATTTTAAACACAAGCATAGCCGATTATACCCCTGGTAAACCACAAATCCCTGTTCGGATTTTCCCAATTGCGTTTAAATCAAAAATTGGTAATTCGCTCAACTTAATTGAGACCTCGTATGTGGAGTACGAGGGCGTGAAATTAAAGCCAAACCCGATATTGATTAAGGATTCAATCTCTTACGCGAAAAGTTATTCTTTTGATGAAGTTTATCGCTCGTTTGAGTTCATACCTGGTGAAATAGTTCAGCTTGGGGAAATCGGTGTTGCAAGGAATTACATTGTCTCACAGATAAAAGTTTATCCAATTCAATATAACCCAGGGATTGGAAAGGTGAGGTTTTACACGAAGATAAAATTTGTGTTGAGATATGGACAGGGTGAAACTGTGTTTTCAAGGGCGGATAAATTTGATTTGAAAATTGCGCAAACTTTCGTCAATTATGAGTTTGCGAAAAATTGGAAAATTGAAGCGCTTCGCTTATCTAAACCAAGTGATAGCCAGTTTGCAACTGGAGATTGGTATAAAATTCCGATCAAGGATGAGGGAATTTACAAGATAACTTACCAAGACCTTAGGAATGCTGGTATAAACCCTGATAACATTGACCCGAGGACTATAAAAATTTTTAACAACGGCGGATATCAACTCCCGGAAGATGTCCGTGAGCCAAGACCTGAGGGATTGATTGAAAACGCAATTTTAATTTATGGCGAGGATGATGGAAGATTTGATCAGGGTGATTATATAATTTTTTACGGTCGCGGGACATCCGGTTGGAACTATAATCCGGAGGCGAAGGAATTCACTCACTATGTTAACGATTATACCGATGAAAATTATTACTTTCTCACATTCGGAGGTCAGCCAGGTAAAAGAATGCGGATCATTCAATCGTTAAACATCGCTTCACCATTTAGACCAAGTTATACAGTTGGTCTTGTCTTTAAAGACGAGCAGAAGATAAATTTAACGGAGTCGGGACGCGATTGGTTTATGTCTTCAGTTGAAGCAAGAGAAGGTTTCAATATGTTAAGTTATGTCACAAAGCTTGATGAACTTATCCCAGGGGGACTGATAAAATATAGAATTCAAGTTGCTTCAAGGTCTGCTGGACCAAATTGGTTTATCATCAAGGAAGGGGATTATGAGCTTGGTAGAATTGACCTTGGCACGGTTATACTTGAGGGGCTTGGCTCTTTAATTGATTTCTACGCTGTTAAGTCAGGGCCAAGGACATTTACATATTCGGGGAATCTGCCGGATTCGAGAAGCAACTTGAAATTTTATTTTAACTGGGTGGGTCAAGCTGTGGCTGGATATATTGATTGGTTTGAGATAATTTATCCTAGAAGTTTTAAAGCTGTGAACGATTTCATTTCTTTTTATTCCTATGACACGACCGCCATCGTTGAGTATAAAGTTTATGGGTTCTCGTCAAATGATATCAGGGTTTTTGATGTAAGCGATTTTAAAGATGTCAAGTTGATTTCAGGGAATATAAATGCGGGTGAATTTGTATTTCAAGTTTCGCAACAAAGCGGTGATATCAAGCGGTTCATTGGAGTTGGGAACAATGGATATAAAAATGTCACACGAATTGAAAAGGTGAAGAATACGAATTTAAGAGGCGAGGTTGAGGGTGCTGATTGGGTTGTTATAGCTCATCCGGACTTTATCCCACAGGCGAAGAAACTCGCCGAACACAGATCAAGAAAGGACTCGCTTAAAACACTTGTAGTTGATGTGACGGATATATATAACGAGTTTTCATGTGGTATGTTTGATCCTGTTGCGATAAGGGATTTTTTGAGATTCGCTTTTGAGCGGTGGAATAAAAAGCCGTTTTATGTTCTTTTGTTTGGAGATGGAGATTATGATTATAGAAATGTTGAGATTTCGGATAAAAATTGGATACCTCCTTACGAAAGCCGTGAAGGTTTGCAACAGATTTTAACCTATACATCTGATGATTTTTATGTTCTTTTGACACCGGATGTTTATATTGATATGGCAATAGGTCGTTTGCCCGTTCAAAAGCAAGACGAGGCGGAAGCGGTAGTGAATAAAATTATCCAGTATGAAACTGGAAAAGATTTTGGAAACTGGAGGAACATCATTTTGTTTGCTGCTGATGATGGTATGGTCTCTGGCAGTGATTATGATGGGACAATTCATACATATCAAAGCGAAACTCTTTCAAATTACTATACCCCGGAATTTGTTGATAAAAGGAAGCTCTATCTTGTCGCTTATCCAACGGTTTATACTTCCGCCGGTCGTAGAAAGCCAGATGCAGCGAGGGCGCTCGTTGATTATATAAATCGTGGTTGCGTCATCGTTAACTGGATTGGTCATGGCAATCCTTTCGTCTGGGCACATGAGAGGGTTTTTGAGTTTGGTTATACAATTCAAAATTTGAGAAATGGAAGCAGGACTCCTTTTATAATTGCAGCGACATGTGATTTTGCAAGGTTTGATAATCCGAAAACGCAGAGTTCTGCTGAGGTTTTATTGCTTTTAAAAGATGCTGGTGCTATCGGTGTGCTTTCATCCACTCGTCTTGTCTATTCTGGCGACAATGCTGTCTTCAATTATAAGTTTTTCGCTGAGTTGTTTAAACAAACTGATGAATACAAGACCTCAACGCTCGGTGAGGCGATTTTCAAAGTCAAACAGGTTCAAACATCGCTCAATGATAGAAAATTTATCTTGCTTGCTGACCCGGCAACGCGACTTGTGATTCCGAGATATTCTGCGGAGATTGACTCAATAAATGGATTGAGCCCGAAACAGCAAACGGTTCAGCTAAAAGCTCTTGGTAAAGTTAAACTTTCTGGTAGTTCGTTTAAAAACAATCAAGTTAAAATTGAGTTATCCGGAAAAGTTGAACTTATACTTTTTGATGCGCTGAAAAATTTAAGTTACACTGACGAAATGGGAACAAGGTTTAACTTCATAGATCAAGGGAATTTGCTTTTCAAGGGAGAGTATACACTTGACAAAGGGCGGTTCTACGGAGAATTCATCATCCCTAAAGATATTTCATTTTCAAATTCAAAGTCAAAAATTTTGGCTTATTATTATGGCGATGGCGTTGACGGCATCGGATATACGACAAATGTAATCATCAATGGGATAGATTCAACCTTTACAATTGACAGAGTTGGTCCAGAGATTGAAGTTTATTTGAACAATAAAAATTTTAGGTCTGGTGATGTCGTGACGAATGAACCGACGCTAATCGTTGAAATTTCAGATGAAAGCGGGATTAACATTTCAACTTCTGCGATAGGGCATAGAATTGAGGCATTTATTGATGACAATCCGACGGGGATTGACTTGACGGAGTTCTACAAATCAGAACTTGACGATTATAAAAGGGGGAAGGTGGTTTACAAACTTCCAAAGTTATCGCCCGGGAAACACAGTTTAAAAGTCAGAGCTTGGGATGTTTTTAACAACTCATCGGTTAAGGAGATAGAGTTTAATGTCGTTGAAGGTGTTGATTTCGCTATTTTCAATGTGTTTAATTATCCAAATCCATTTTCCGAGAAAACATATTTTACTTTTCAAAAGGTTGGAACTGAGGAGGAAACGCCAGTTGATGTTGAGATAAAGGTTTATACTTTGAGCGGTAAACTTATAAGTAGAATTGAGAGGTTTGGGCTTACGGGGAATTTCATCGCTATTGAATGGGATGGGCGCGATATGGATGGAGATGAAATCGCAAACGGGGTATACATTTATAAAGTCGTTGTGAAGACATTTGACGGCTCAAAAAGAGCTGAAACAATCGGGAAGCTTGTTGTGATGCGATAA
- the porV gene encoding type IX secretion system outer membrane channel protein PorV, with product MLIRGIVKSFVLSAIFVILLVGISYAQGGDAAVPFLLIAPDSRAGAMGETGVALADNANAIFWNPAGLAFQKGTEISFTHAKWLPQFSSDLSYEYLTAKHHIEAIDATIGANITFFNLGSFERRDENNTYLGTFKAFEYAVAVGYAMRVASNLGLGLNLRFIHSQLAPFGTAEEQGRGVANGVSFDIGVLFREQVFGRRVGVGLNLSNLGPMIHYIDKEQADPLPTHLRFGFAFDVIQTKYNDFTVAVDFGRVLVRRYPGTGRKPDPLPKSLITAWNEEASLRRVTTGVGFEYWYGSPKLIALRAGYFYEDPRAGGRKFATFGAGIRYSIVGVDFSYISTFEANHPLANTLRFSILLNFGEKE from the coding sequence ATGTTAATTAGAGGCATCGTAAAGTCGTTCGTTTTATCAGCAATCTTCGTGATTTTGCTTGTTGGAATATCTTACGCTCAAGGAGGGGATGCCGCAGTTCCATTTCTTTTAATAGCACCTGATTCAAGAGCTGGGGCAATGGGTGAAACTGGTGTAGCGTTGGCTGACAATGCAAATGCGATTTTCTGGAACCCAGCTGGTCTTGCTTTTCAAAAAGGAACTGAGATAAGCTTTACACATGCAAAATGGCTTCCGCAATTTAGTTCAGACCTTTCGTATGAGTATTTAACTGCGAAACATCACATTGAAGCGATAGATGCAACAATTGGTGCCAACATAACCTTTTTCAATCTCGGTTCGTTTGAGAGAAGAGATGAGAACAATACATATCTTGGGACATTTAAAGCGTTTGAGTATGCTGTTGCTGTTGGTTATGCTATGAGGGTTGCGAGTAATTTGGGCTTGGGATTGAACTTGCGTTTTATCCATAGTCAACTTGCCCCATTTGGCACTGCGGAAGAGCAAGGTAGAGGTGTCGCAAATGGCGTGAGCTTTGATATTGGGGTTCTTTTCAGAGAACAAGTTTTCGGAAGACGAGTTGGAGTCGGTTTAAATCTTTCAAATCTTGGTCCAATGATTCACTATATTGATAAAGAACAAGCCGATCCATTGCCAACACACCTTAGATTTGGTTTCGCCTTTGATGTAATTCAGACGAAGTACAATGATTTTACAGTGGCGGTTGACTTTGGAAGGGTTCTCGTAAGGAGATACCCGGGTACGGGGAGAAAACCCGATCCACTTCCAAAGTCATTGATAACAGCTTGGAATGAAGAAGCAAGTTTGAGAAGGGTGACAACTGGTGTTGGGTTTGAGTATTGGTATGGAAGCCCCAAGCTTATCGCATTAAGAGCTGGCTATTTCTATGAAGACCCAAGAGCTGGGGGGAGGAAATTCGCAACCTTTGGGGCGGGGATAAGATATAGTATAGTTGGCGTTGATTTCAGCTACATTTCAACATTTGAGGCGAATCACCCGCTTGCTAACACATTGAGGTTTTCAATTTTGTTAAATTTCGGAGAGAAAGAATAA